One genomic window of Motacilla alba alba isolate MOTALB_02 chromosome 3, Motacilla_alba_V1.0_pri, whole genome shotgun sequence includes the following:
- the TMEM63B gene encoding CSC1-like protein 2 isoform X1, with amino-acid sequence MLPYVIATLGSVGAPCRTPICNNNSTTKDYCYSARIRSTVLQGLPFGGVPTVLALDFMCFLALLFVFSILRKVAWDYGRLALVTDADRRRRWETEREEREYVASALHSDNHDRYERLTSVSSSVDFDQRDNGFCSWLTAIFRIKDDEIRDKCGVDAVHYLSFQRHIIGLLVVVGVLSVGIVLPVNFSGDLLENNAYSFGRTTIANLKSGNNLLWLHTTFAFLYLLLTVYSMRRHTSKMRYKEDDLVKRTLFINGISKYAEPEKIKKHFEEAYANCTVLEARPCYDVARLMFLDAERKKAERGRIYFTNLQSKDNTPSMINPKPCGHLCCCAIRGCEEVEAIEYYTKLEEKLKDDYKREKEKVNEKPLGMAFVTFHNETITAIILKDFNACKCQGCACRGEPRASSCSESLHVSNWTVSYAPDPQNIYWEHLSIRGFIWWIRCFVINVVLFILLFFLTTPAIIITTMDKFNVTKPVEYLNNPIITQFFPTLLLWCFSALLPTIVYYSAFFEAHWTRSGENRTTMHKCYTFLIFMVLLLPSLGLSSLDVFFRWLFDKKFLAEAAVRFECVFLPDNGAFFVNYVIASAFIGNAMDLLRIPGLLMYMIRLCLARSAAERRNVKRHQAYEFQFGAAYAWMMCVFTVVMTYSITCPIIVPFGLMYMLLKHLVDRYNLYYAYLPAKLDKKIHSGAVNQVVAAPILCLFWLLFFSTVRTGFLAPTSMFTFVVLVITIVICLCHVCFGHFKYLSAHNYKIDHTEVDAMDNRQNGRPATSLPAPKSAKYIAQVLQDSSPEGEATESEEQGSQDEELINADGMNDTDFQSCEDSLIENEIHQ; translated from the exons ATGCTTCCCTACGTCATCGCCACCCTGGGCTCAGTAGGGGCCCCCTGCAGAACTCCCATATGCAACAACAACAGCACTACCAAGGACTACTGCTACAGTGCACGCATCCgcagcactgtgctgcagggactgcCCTTTGGTGGGGTGCCCACTGTCCTAGCCCTTGACTTTATGTGCTTTCTC GCACTGTTGTTTGTCTTTTCAATTTTGCGTAAAGTTGCTTGGGACTATGGACGCCTGGCCCTGGTGACTGATGCTGACAG GCGCCGACGCTGGGAGACGGAAAGAGAGGAGCGGGAATA CGTAGCCTCCGCCCTGCATTCTGACAACCATGACCGCTATGAGCGCCTTACCTCCGTCTCCAGCTCTGTGGACTTCGACCAGAGGGACAAC GGTTTCTGCTCCTGGCTGACAGCCATCTTCAGGATAAA GGATGATGAGATCCGGGACAAATGCGGGGTTGATGCAGTGCACTACCTGTCCTTCCAGAGACACATCATTGGGCTACTGGTGGTCGTGGGTGTGCTTTCTGTGGGCATTGTGTTACCTGTCAACTTCTCAGGGGACCTGCTAG AAAACAATGCCTACAGTTTTGGGAGGACAACTATCGCTAACCTGAAGTCTGG GAATaacctgctgtggctgcacaccACCTTTGCTTTCCTGTACCTGCTGCTGACAGTGTACAGCATGCGCCGGCACACTTCCAAGATGCGCTACAAAGAGGATGACTTG GTTAAGCGAACTCTGTTTATCAATGGGATCTCAAAATATGCTGAGCCAGAGAAGATCAAGAAGCATTTTGA GGAGGCCTATGCCAATTGCACTGTCCTGGAGGCCCGTCCCTGCTATGATGTTGCCCGGCTGATGTTCCTTGATGCAGAGAG GAAGAAAGCTGAGCGTGGACGAATCTACTTTACCAACCTGCAGAGCAAGGACAACACCCCATCCATGATCAACCCCAAGCCCTGTGgccacctgtgctgctgtgccatcaGGGGCTGTGAGGAG GTGGAAGCCATCGAGTATTATACcaagctggaggagaagctcAAAGATGACTACAAGCGGGAGAAGGAGAAGGTTAATGAAAAGCCTCTGGGGATGGCCTTTGTCACCTTCCACAATGAGACCATCACAGCCAT AATCCTCAAAGATTTCAACGCTTGTaagtgccagggctgtgcatgCCGTGGGGAGCCTAGAGCCTCCTCCTGCAGTGAATCCCTCCATGTCTCCAACTGGACCGTCAGTTATGCTCCTGACCCACAGAACATCTACTG gGAACACCTCTCCATCCGGGGCTTTATATGGTGGATCCGCTGCTTTGTGATTAATGTGGTCCTCTTcatccttctcttctttctcaccACTCCTGCTATCATCATCACCACTATGGACAAGTTCAATGTAACCAAGCCTGTGGAGTACCTCAAT AACCCAATCATCACCCAGTTcttccccaccctgctgctgtggtgcttcTCTGCACTTCTGCCCACCATTGTATACTACTCTGCCTTCTTCGAAGCACACTGGACCAG GTCTGGAGAGAATAGGACAACCATGCACAAGTGTTACACCTTCCTCATCTTCATGGTCTTGCTGCTGCCATCACTGGGCCTGAGCAG CCTGGATGTATTTTTCCGCTGGTTGTTCGACAAAAAATTCCTCGCTGAAGCTGCTGTACGATTTGA GTGTGTGTTCCTGCCGGACAATGGGGCTTTCTTTGTCAACTACGTTATCGCCTCTGCCTTCATCGGGAACGCCATGGACCTGCTGCGCATCCCTGGTTTGCTCATGTACATGATACGCCTCTGCCTGGCCCGCTCGGCGGCCGAGCGGAGGAACGTCAAACGA caccaggccTACGAGTTCCAGTTTGGGGCTGCTTACGCCTGGATGATGTGTGTCTTCACTGTAGTCATGACATACAGCATCACCTGCCCCATTATCGTCCCTTTTG ggctCATGTACATGCTGCTTAAGCACCTGGTGGACCGATACAACTTGTATTATGCTTACCTGCCTGCCAAGCTGGACAAGAAGATCCATTCAGGGGCTGTGAATCAGGTAGTGGCAGCCCCAATCCTCTGCCTCTTCTGGCTTCTCTTCTTCTCCACAGTGCGCACAG GATTCCTGGCCCCCACTTCCATGTTCACCTTTGTGGTCCTCGTGATCACCATTGTGATCTGCCTGTGTCACGTCTGCTTTGGGCACTTCAAATACCTCAGCGCTCACAACTACAAG aTTGACCACACAGAAGTGGATGCCATGGACAACAGGCAGAATGGGAGACCTGCCACCAGTCTGCCAGCTCCCAAATCAGCT AAGTACATTGcccaagtgctgcaggactCCTCACCGGAGGGCGAAGCAACAGAGTCGGAGGAGCAGGGATCGCAGGATGAGGAGCTCATCAACGCAGATGGCATGAATGACACAGATTTCCAGTCGTGTGAGGACAGCCTGATAGAGAATGAGATCCACCAGTAG
- the TMEM63B gene encoding CSC1-like protein 2 isoform X2, with product MLPYVIATLGSVGAPCRTPICNNNSTTKDYCYSARIRSTVLQGLPFGGVPTVLALDFMCFLALLFVFSILRKVAWDYGRLALVTDADSVASALHSDNHDRYERLTSVSSSVDFDQRDNGFCSWLTAIFRIKDDEIRDKCGVDAVHYLSFQRHIIGLLVVVGVLSVGIVLPVNFSGDLLENNAYSFGRTTIANLKSGNNLLWLHTTFAFLYLLLTVYSMRRHTSKMRYKEDDLVKRTLFINGISKYAEPEKIKKHFEEAYANCTVLEARPCYDVARLMFLDAERKKAERGRIYFTNLQSKDNTPSMINPKPCGHLCCCAIRGCEEVEAIEYYTKLEEKLKDDYKREKEKVNEKPLGMAFVTFHNETITAIILKDFNACKCQGCACRGEPRASSCSESLHVSNWTVSYAPDPQNIYWEHLSIRGFIWWIRCFVINVVLFILLFFLTTPAIIITTMDKFNVTKPVEYLNNPIITQFFPTLLLWCFSALLPTIVYYSAFFEAHWTRSGENRTTMHKCYTFLIFMVLLLPSLGLSSLDVFFRWLFDKKFLAEAAVRFECVFLPDNGAFFVNYVIASAFIGNAMDLLRIPGLLMYMIRLCLARSAAERRNVKRHQAYEFQFGAAYAWMMCVFTVVMTYSITCPIIVPFGLMYMLLKHLVDRYNLYYAYLPAKLDKKIHSGAVNQVVAAPILCLFWLLFFSTVRTGFLAPTSMFTFVVLVITIVICLCHVCFGHFKYLSAHNYKIDHTEVDAMDNRQNGRPATSLPAPKSAKYIAQVLQDSSPEGEATESEEQGSQDEELINADGMNDTDFQSCEDSLIENEIHQ from the exons ATGCTTCCCTACGTCATCGCCACCCTGGGCTCAGTAGGGGCCCCCTGCAGAACTCCCATATGCAACAACAACAGCACTACCAAGGACTACTGCTACAGTGCACGCATCCgcagcactgtgctgcagggactgcCCTTTGGTGGGGTGCCCACTGTCCTAGCCCTTGACTTTATGTGCTTTCTC GCACTGTTGTTTGTCTTTTCAATTTTGCGTAAAGTTGCTTGGGACTATGGACGCCTGGCCCTGGTGACTGATGCTGACAG CGTAGCCTCCGCCCTGCATTCTGACAACCATGACCGCTATGAGCGCCTTACCTCCGTCTCCAGCTCTGTGGACTTCGACCAGAGGGACAAC GGTTTCTGCTCCTGGCTGACAGCCATCTTCAGGATAAA GGATGATGAGATCCGGGACAAATGCGGGGTTGATGCAGTGCACTACCTGTCCTTCCAGAGACACATCATTGGGCTACTGGTGGTCGTGGGTGTGCTTTCTGTGGGCATTGTGTTACCTGTCAACTTCTCAGGGGACCTGCTAG AAAACAATGCCTACAGTTTTGGGAGGACAACTATCGCTAACCTGAAGTCTGG GAATaacctgctgtggctgcacaccACCTTTGCTTTCCTGTACCTGCTGCTGACAGTGTACAGCATGCGCCGGCACACTTCCAAGATGCGCTACAAAGAGGATGACTTG GTTAAGCGAACTCTGTTTATCAATGGGATCTCAAAATATGCTGAGCCAGAGAAGATCAAGAAGCATTTTGA GGAGGCCTATGCCAATTGCACTGTCCTGGAGGCCCGTCCCTGCTATGATGTTGCCCGGCTGATGTTCCTTGATGCAGAGAG GAAGAAAGCTGAGCGTGGACGAATCTACTTTACCAACCTGCAGAGCAAGGACAACACCCCATCCATGATCAACCCCAAGCCCTGTGgccacctgtgctgctgtgccatcaGGGGCTGTGAGGAG GTGGAAGCCATCGAGTATTATACcaagctggaggagaagctcAAAGATGACTACAAGCGGGAGAAGGAGAAGGTTAATGAAAAGCCTCTGGGGATGGCCTTTGTCACCTTCCACAATGAGACCATCACAGCCAT AATCCTCAAAGATTTCAACGCTTGTaagtgccagggctgtgcatgCCGTGGGGAGCCTAGAGCCTCCTCCTGCAGTGAATCCCTCCATGTCTCCAACTGGACCGTCAGTTATGCTCCTGACCCACAGAACATCTACTG gGAACACCTCTCCATCCGGGGCTTTATATGGTGGATCCGCTGCTTTGTGATTAATGTGGTCCTCTTcatccttctcttctttctcaccACTCCTGCTATCATCATCACCACTATGGACAAGTTCAATGTAACCAAGCCTGTGGAGTACCTCAAT AACCCAATCATCACCCAGTTcttccccaccctgctgctgtggtgcttcTCTGCACTTCTGCCCACCATTGTATACTACTCTGCCTTCTTCGAAGCACACTGGACCAG GTCTGGAGAGAATAGGACAACCATGCACAAGTGTTACACCTTCCTCATCTTCATGGTCTTGCTGCTGCCATCACTGGGCCTGAGCAG CCTGGATGTATTTTTCCGCTGGTTGTTCGACAAAAAATTCCTCGCTGAAGCTGCTGTACGATTTGA GTGTGTGTTCCTGCCGGACAATGGGGCTTTCTTTGTCAACTACGTTATCGCCTCTGCCTTCATCGGGAACGCCATGGACCTGCTGCGCATCCCTGGTTTGCTCATGTACATGATACGCCTCTGCCTGGCCCGCTCGGCGGCCGAGCGGAGGAACGTCAAACGA caccaggccTACGAGTTCCAGTTTGGGGCTGCTTACGCCTGGATGATGTGTGTCTTCACTGTAGTCATGACATACAGCATCACCTGCCCCATTATCGTCCCTTTTG ggctCATGTACATGCTGCTTAAGCACCTGGTGGACCGATACAACTTGTATTATGCTTACCTGCCTGCCAAGCTGGACAAGAAGATCCATTCAGGGGCTGTGAATCAGGTAGTGGCAGCCCCAATCCTCTGCCTCTTCTGGCTTCTCTTCTTCTCCACAGTGCGCACAG GATTCCTGGCCCCCACTTCCATGTTCACCTTTGTGGTCCTCGTGATCACCATTGTGATCTGCCTGTGTCACGTCTGCTTTGGGCACTTCAAATACCTCAGCGCTCACAACTACAAG aTTGACCACACAGAAGTGGATGCCATGGACAACAGGCAGAATGGGAGACCTGCCACCAGTCTGCCAGCTCCCAAATCAGCT AAGTACATTGcccaagtgctgcaggactCCTCACCGGAGGGCGAAGCAACAGAGTCGGAGGAGCAGGGATCGCAGGATGAGGAGCTCATCAACGCAGATGGCATGAATGACACAGATTTCCAGTCGTGTGAGGACAGCCTGATAGAGAATGAGATCCACCAGTAG